In the Halalkalicoccus tibetensis genome, GAAGAGTTCGAAGAACTTGACCCACCAGATGGTGACGCCTTTGAGCAGCTTGAATGGGTCAATGAAGTCTTCGGCGGTGCAGGGACGGTCGGTGCGGTTGCCCGTTCTGGTGACGAGTTGGCCGCCGCAACCTCGACTGGCGGCCTCTCGTATGCGATTGCGGGGCGGGTCGGTGATGTCCCACAGGCAGGGAGTGGGTTTTACTGTACCGACGCTGGCGGAGTGAGCGTTACAGGCACAGGCGAGGACATCATCAGGACAACGCTCTCACAGCGCACTGCCGGACTGTTAGAGGATGGTGAGTCGGCGCAATCAGCAGCTGAGACTGCTCTTGAAGAGTTTGTTGATCTCACCGATTCTACTGCCGGGATTATCGTACTCGATGCTGACGGCGATACAGGAATTACATTCAATAGCGACGCGATGCAGACAAGTCAGAGTACCGAGGAGTAGACAAACAAGCGTAGTGAAGGGCCGACGATGAGATCCTGGCGACGCATGACCTCGTGCCTACACTCACATTGAAAGTACGTCTCGCCGCCCTCAGATTGTTTGAGGCTCTGATATTGCTAGTTCCTATTTGGATTGCCGTTACCAGATATGTACTAGACGATAAAGGAGAACTGACTCAGAAGAATATTCTTGGAGGATTTCTCATTAGCATAGGCTATCTCTTCCTCTTGTTATCTTTCCTTGGTATAAGAAACGTATTTCAACCAATAATAGAGACCGCTAGCTTAGGGATGGCTGTAGATGCAATCATTTTCTTTGTTCTGATCGTCGCAGTGGGTATGCTCCTCGGCTATTTTGACAAGCTCCAGACCCATGGTCTGAAAGATCTTTTTGGGACATGAACATGGCCGTGGCAGTCGGGACTATCTTCTTATTTTTATTCATAGGTAGCTATTTCTCGGATTAATTGGGGAACTATTAGAACTTGTTCTGCGAAGCCACACTTCGTATTAGTATATTGAGATTTTTCAAAGGGCGCTTTCGAGTACTTGGGCCGCCACCTTACCTTGTGCACATCGACGCTCGTGAAAGGCGAGTGTTGCACAAGGCTTCCTGCGATCTAGGAGGTCCGTATGCGCGCTTTTCTCCGCCTTTAATTCCCGCAGCTTTTCACGTATCTCGTCACGGGATCGGGGCGCCCCGCGGTCGTCGTCGCTGCTCATCGGTTAAGCTCCTCTTCAAGCTCTAATCAAAAGTGTTCGCCCGATTCGAACGCGCGCTCAAACCTTAACCCCGACGCATGCTGGCGATTGCGAACAATCTCCTTGGTACACATATTCAAAATCAGGCTCGATTCTCACCTGGAACACATCTCTGGACCGGAGAGGTCAGCAATCTAGGTGGCGGGGGTACTAGGGCCGCCACCCCAAGTTATGTTACAATCTGGCACGACTTAGCTTTGTCTCGAGCGGGAACTGTGCTTTCCGTGCTGACAAGAGTAGTGCTAATGCTGCCGGAAAGTACCTGGCTACTACGAAAGAGGAAGTGCTCGGCGCGCTTCAGAAAAAACGAGTCGGTACGTCATCGCTCTCGTGGTTGATTCTCTGCCGGTGCTCCATCTTGTTGAGACCGAGGAATGCAGGCGTCATCACCATTTATTAACTCGGATATAAATAAAGATCTTTTGTGATATATTGAGACCATCTCTCACGAAGCTATTGCTAATCAAAAGCAAAGAGTGAGAAATCACTCTTCGTTCGAGTCCTGCTCAGCAGAGTGAATACCAGGGTGCGACGAGACTATCGAACGAGACAGAAGAATCGAACAGAGAATCGAGTACTGGAAGAAGTCCTGTTAGGCGGCGATCGTAACTGTCTCACCGGTGCGCTCGATGAGATCCTCGCCTTCAAGCGTTCTCAGCGTGGGGAACAACGTGAGCTGCTGGATGTCCAGTGCCGCTTGGAGGTCGTCGACTGTTGCTTCCTCGACGATACTGAGATACAGGTAGACGAGTTTGGAATTTCCTGAGTCGAGTTCAGCAGGGAGTGGGTCGTTGGTCGCGGTTGCCTTCTGGGTGAGTAGTTCCGGGCTCATTGTGTGTACCCGAATCAACGCTGATTGGATATATAAAGCTCACCCATAAACACTTAATGATATTAATTTGTGTATATGTCTTATATTAACACGGTGCCGGAGAGGGAGAGTCGACTACTACGATCCCAAGCCCACGATCCAAAATCCACGCATGGAGTACTGTAATCCCACTCAGGCACAGCTAACGTCCCTATCAAATACGTCGGTAGTGTCCGCCAGAG is a window encoding:
- a CDS encoding isoaspartyl peptidase/L-asparaginase; translated protein: MEIILHGGAGGVPDEPEPRQAVLDDAVEHGAAQETPLDAVVSALCVLEESPMFNAGVGGAIQSDGQVRTDAGIMLSDLEIGAVASVPGVSEATRAARVIMEETPHVLVRGEFAAEVAAGFGIDTNVTLTTEDGLEEFEELDPPDGDAFEQLEWVNEVFGGAGTVGAVARSGDELAAATSTGGLSYAIAGRVGDVPQAGSGFYCTDAGGVSVTGTGEDIIRTTLSQRTAGLLEDGESAQSAAETALEEFVDLTDSTAGIIVLDADGDTGITFNSDAMQTSQSTEE
- a CDS encoding TrmB family transcriptional regulator, with amino-acid sequence MSPELLTQKATATNDPLPAELDSGNSKLVYLYLSIVEEATVDDLQAALDIQQLTLFPTLRTLEGEDLIERTGETVTIAA